From a region of the Balaenoptera ricei isolate mBalRic1 chromosome 11, mBalRic1.hap2, whole genome shotgun sequence genome:
- the LOC132374125 gene encoding LOW QUALITY PROTEIN: cathelicidin-5-like (The sequence of the model RefSeq protein was modified relative to this genomic sequence to represent the inferred CDS: inserted 2 bases in 2 codons; substituted 1 base at 1 genomic stop codon), protein MLLSNPAXDTPHGPQERPRRCQGDGETISSPXTGGFPHPLPSNPVRQQQGLRQVQLTAGEEIRDGAGQEDMWLSHCIRPRRGIKEGPACWEEADLGTMETQRASLALGRWPLWLLLLGLVVPSASSQALSYREVVFRALDQLNERSLEAXLYRLLELDTPPKADENLDTPKPVSFTVKETVCPRTTQQPPEQCDFKENGLVKECVGTVMLAQVRDNFDITCTVPQSVRGLRNLGRKILRGWKKYGPIIVPIIRLIG, encoded by the exons ATGCTCTTGAGCAACCCTGCCTAAGACACTCCCCATGGGCCCCAGGAGAGGCCAAGACGTTGTCAGGGAGATGGAGAAACCATTTCTTCAC TCACAGGAGGCTTCCCTCACCCACTGCCCAGCAATCCCGTGAGGCAACAGCAGGGGCTGAGGCAAGTCCAGCTCACAGCCGGGGAGGAGATCAGGGATGGGGCAGGTCAAGAAGACATGTGGTTGAGCCATTGCATCAGGCCCAGGAGGGGCATAAAGGAGGGTCCTGCATGCTGGGAGGAGGCCGACTTGGGGACCATGGAGACTCAGAGGGCCAGCCTCGCCCTGGGGCGGTGGCCACTGTGGCTACTGCTGCTGGGACTAGTGGTGCCCTCGGCCAGCTCCCAGGCCCTCAGCTACAGGGAAGTTGTGTTTCGTGCTTTGGATCAGCTCAACGAGCGGTCCTTAGAAG ATCTCTACCGCCTCCTGGAGCTGGACACGCCTCCCAAGGCC GACGAGAACCTGGACACCCCAAAGCCTGTGAGCTTCACGGTGAAGGAGACCGTGTGCCCCAGGACGACCCAGCAGCCCCCGGAACAGTGTGACTTCAAGGAGAATGGG CTGGTGAAAGAGTGTGTGGGGACAGTCATGCTGGCTCAGGTCAGGGACAACTTTGATATCACTTGCACTGTG CCCCAGAGTGTCCGGGGACTGCGAAACCTGGGTAGGAAGATACTAAGAGGTTGGAAGAAGTATGGCCCAATTATCGTCCCAATAATCAGATTAATTGGGTGA